One genomic region from Opisthocomus hoazin isolate bOpiHoa1 chromosome Z, bOpiHoa1.hap1, whole genome shotgun sequence encodes:
- the DAB2 gene encoding disabled homolog 2 isoform X1, whose product MSTEDESTINSQPEQQAPPKAQPSRKEKKKGPEKTDESLLARFKGDGVRYKAKLIGIDDVPEARGDKMSQDSMMKLKGMAVAARSQGQHKQKIWVNISLSGIKIIDEKTGVIEHEHPVNKISFIARDVTDNRAFGYICGGEGQHQFFAIKTAQQAEPLVVDLKDLFQLIYNMKKKEEDDKKKTEESSETENDSEALPADQADKMKLGVDQMDLFGDMSTPPDMSSPTEAKEILLVDLNSEIETKQTFTKEDLFLNGITTSVPQPKPQPSFLPESSFSASLSFFPTPNPDPFSDDPFAQPNQSAPDSFDSLKSADQKKESPSTLTSVGNGASNGDTDYFGKQFDQISNRTGKQEALTSQWPLESKSPAARIQNGVPEREQNGLLNAPSNLFVEGPSKGVSLQNGVKLDFESNTQLMSHESITISPPPQSTKPGRGRRSVKTTSSDLFSSDFFVPTAESLSLNSLPPGSLDLFQTNPTTAPALVTQGGIPLTPSPWNTQTPAFTQAASVFAGSVMPAQSTGFTQPLAFHAQAVPSWNQPASFGPAAPQCPSIWAKQAQVPSSSWPQPSSAVNPFQSSLFPSSTLPAQTSSVLPSMSTTGPPQPPPRAAPQKDLSKKESDAFTALDPLGDKEMKDVKEMFKDFQLTKPPAVPARRGEQQSLSEPPKPVPRQSVLPADDLFESQAKTDLFCASSEESQKPPSGPFGDPFGNPFA is encoded by the exons ATGTCTACTGAAGATGAAAGTACTATCAACAGCCAGCCTGAGCAACAGGCTCCACCAAAAGCTCAACcttcaaggaaggaaaaaaagaaag GGCCAGAGAAGACGGATGAATCTCTCTTGGCCAGATTCAAAGGTGATGGTGTAAGATACAAAGCTAAACTGATTGGCATTGATGATGTCCCAGAGGCAAGAGGAGACAAAATGAGTCAGGATTCAATGATGAAGCTGAAG GGAATGGCAGTGGCAGCCCGGTCCCAAGGTCAACACAAACAGAAGATCTGGGTGAACATCTCCCTCTCTGGTATCAAGATAATAGATGAGAAAACTGGG GTCATAGAGCATGAGCATCCAGTAAACAAAATCTCCTTTATTGCTCGGGATGTAACAGACAATCGTGCCTTTGGCTATATATGTGGAGGAGAAGGCCAGCACCAATTTTTTGCCATAAAAACAGCACAACAG GCTGAGCCTCTGGTTGTTGATCTTAAGGACCTCTTCCAACTAATATATAatatgaagaaaaaggaagaagatgaCAAGAAAAAG ACTGAAGAATCAAGTGAGACTGAG AATGATAGTGAAGCACTACCTGCTGATCAAGCTGACAAAATGAAACTG GGAGTTGACCAGATGGACTTGTTTGGGGATATGTCAACACCTCCTGATATGAGCAGTCCCACA GAAGCTAAAGAGATTCTGTTAGTGGATCTAAATTCTGAAATTGAGACCAAACAGACTTTTACAAAAGAGGATCTCTTCTTGAATGGCATCACAACCTCTGTTCCACAACCAAAGCCACAACCATCCTTCTTGCCTGAGAGTTCTTTCTCTGCCAGTCTCAGCTTCTTTCCCACACCTAATCCAGACCCTTTCAGTGATGATCCTTTCGCACAGCCAAACCAATCTGCACCAGATTCATTTGATTCTCTAAAATCTGCTGATCAGAAGAAGGAAAGTCCAAGTACCTTGACATCGGTGGGTAATGGTGCTTCAAATGGTGATACTGACTACTTTGGTAAACAGTTTGACCAGATTTCTAACAGAACTGGCAAACAGGAAGCACTAACAAGCCAGTGGCCACTTGAGAGTAAGTCGCCTGCAGCAAGAATTCAAAATGGGGTAccagaaagagaacaaaatggCTTGCTTAACGCCCCATCAAACCTGTTTGTGGAAGGTCCTTCCAAAGGTGTATCTCTGCAGAATGGAGTAAAGCTGGATTTTGAAAGCAATACCCAGCTCATGTCACACGAGTCTATAACAATTAGCCCACCACCACAAAGTACCAagccaggaagaggaaggaggtcTGTCAAG actACATCGAGTGACTTATTTAGCTCAGACTTCTTTGTGCCAACTGCAGAGAGCCTTAGTTTGAACTCATTGCCACCTGGGTCACTGGACCTCTTCCAGACGAATCCTACCACAGCACCTGCATTGGTTACTCAAG GTGGCATTCCACTAACTCCATCACCATGGAATACACAGACACCTGCCTTCACTCAGGCTGCATCAGTCTTTGCTGGATCTGTGATGCCTGCTCAGTCTACGGGATTTACTCAGCCACTAGCCTTTCATGCTCAAGCAGTGCCAAGCTGGAACCAGCCTGCATCTTTTGGTCCAGCAGCCCCTCAGTGCCCTAGTATCTGGGCAAAGCAAGCACAAGTTCCATCTAGTTCATGGCCACAGCCATCCAGTGCTGTAAATCCCTTCCAGAGTAGTTTATTCCCATCTTCAACACTACCTGCTCAGACATCATCTGTACTGCCCTCCATGTCAACAACTGGCCCACCTCAGCCACCACCTAGAGCTGCACCTCAGAAGGATCTATCCAAGAAAGAGAGTGATGCTTTTACTGCTCTGGATCCACTTGGTGATAAAGAGATGAAAGATGTCAAGGAAATGTTCAAAGACTTCCAGCTGACAAAACCACCTGCAGTACCAgcaaggagaggagagcagcaaaGCCTTTCAG AACCGCCAAAGCCTGTTCCCCGACAGAGTGTGCTGCCAGCTGATGACCTGTTTGAAAGTCAAGCTAAAACAGACCTTTTCTGTGCTTCATCT GAAGAATCTCAGAAACCACCTTCTGGTCCTTTTGGTGACCCTTTTGGCAACCCATTTGCATAG
- the DAB2 gene encoding disabled homolog 2 isoform X3: MSTEDESTINSQPEQQAPPKAQPSRKEKKKGPEKTDESLLARFKGDGVRYKAKLIGIDDVPEARGDKMSQDSMMKLKGMAVAARSQGQHKQKIWVNISLSGIKIIDEKTGVIEHEHPVNKISFIARDVTDNRAFGYICGGEGQHQFFAIKTAQQAEPLVVDLKDLFQLIYNMKKKEEDDKKKTEESSETENDSEALPADQADKMKLGVDQMDLFGDMSTPPDMSSPTEAKEILLVDLNSEIETKQTFTKEDLFLNGITTSVPQPKPQPSFLPESSFSASLSFFPTPNPDPFSDDPFAQPNQSAPDSFDSLKSADQKKESPSTLTSTTSSDLFSSDFFVPTAESLSLNSLPPGSLDLFQTNPTTAPALVTQGGIPLTPSPWNTQTPAFTQAASVFAGSVMPAQSTGFTQPLAFHAQAVPSWNQPASFGPAAPQCPSIWAKQAQVPSSSWPQPSSAVNPFQSSLFPSSTLPAQTSSVLPSMSTTGPPQPPPRAAPQKDLSKKESDAFTALDPLGDKEMKDVKEMFKDFQLTKPPAVPARRGEQQSLSEPPKPVPRQSVLPADDLFESQAKTDLFCASSEESQKPPSGPFGDPFGNPFA; this comes from the exons ATGTCTACTGAAGATGAAAGTACTATCAACAGCCAGCCTGAGCAACAGGCTCCACCAAAAGCTCAACcttcaaggaaggaaaaaaagaaag GGCCAGAGAAGACGGATGAATCTCTCTTGGCCAGATTCAAAGGTGATGGTGTAAGATACAAAGCTAAACTGATTGGCATTGATGATGTCCCAGAGGCAAGAGGAGACAAAATGAGTCAGGATTCAATGATGAAGCTGAAG GGAATGGCAGTGGCAGCCCGGTCCCAAGGTCAACACAAACAGAAGATCTGGGTGAACATCTCCCTCTCTGGTATCAAGATAATAGATGAGAAAACTGGG GTCATAGAGCATGAGCATCCAGTAAACAAAATCTCCTTTATTGCTCGGGATGTAACAGACAATCGTGCCTTTGGCTATATATGTGGAGGAGAAGGCCAGCACCAATTTTTTGCCATAAAAACAGCACAACAG GCTGAGCCTCTGGTTGTTGATCTTAAGGACCTCTTCCAACTAATATATAatatgaagaaaaaggaagaagatgaCAAGAAAAAG ACTGAAGAATCAAGTGAGACTGAG AATGATAGTGAAGCACTACCTGCTGATCAAGCTGACAAAATGAAACTG GGAGTTGACCAGATGGACTTGTTTGGGGATATGTCAACACCTCCTGATATGAGCAGTCCCACA GAAGCTAAAGAGATTCTGTTAGTGGATCTAAATTCTGAAATTGAGACCAAACAGACTTTTACAAAAGAGGATCTCTTCTTGAATGGCATCACAACCTCTGTTCCACAACCAAAGCCACAACCATCCTTCTTGCCTGAGAGTTCTTTCTCTGCCAGTCTCAGCTTCTTTCCCACACCTAATCCAGACCCTTTCAGTGATGATCCTTTCGCACAGCCAAACCAATCTGCACCAGATTCATTTGATTCTCTAAAATCTGCTGATCAGAAGAAGGAAAGTCCAAGTACCTTGACATCG actACATCGAGTGACTTATTTAGCTCAGACTTCTTTGTGCCAACTGCAGAGAGCCTTAGTTTGAACTCATTGCCACCTGGGTCACTGGACCTCTTCCAGACGAATCCTACCACAGCACCTGCATTGGTTACTCAAG GTGGCATTCCACTAACTCCATCACCATGGAATACACAGACACCTGCCTTCACTCAGGCTGCATCAGTCTTTGCTGGATCTGTGATGCCTGCTCAGTCTACGGGATTTACTCAGCCACTAGCCTTTCATGCTCAAGCAGTGCCAAGCTGGAACCAGCCTGCATCTTTTGGTCCAGCAGCCCCTCAGTGCCCTAGTATCTGGGCAAAGCAAGCACAAGTTCCATCTAGTTCATGGCCACAGCCATCCAGTGCTGTAAATCCCTTCCAGAGTAGTTTATTCCCATCTTCAACACTACCTGCTCAGACATCATCTGTACTGCCCTCCATGTCAACAACTGGCCCACCTCAGCCACCACCTAGAGCTGCACCTCAGAAGGATCTATCCAAGAAAGAGAGTGATGCTTTTACTGCTCTGGATCCACTTGGTGATAAAGAGATGAAAGATGTCAAGGAAATGTTCAAAGACTTCCAGCTGACAAAACCACCTGCAGTACCAgcaaggagaggagagcagcaaaGCCTTTCAG AACCGCCAAAGCCTGTTCCCCGACAGAGTGTGCTGCCAGCTGATGACCTGTTTGAAAGTCAAGCTAAAACAGACCTTTTCTGTGCTTCATCT GAAGAATCTCAGAAACCACCTTCTGGTCCTTTTGGTGACCCTTTTGGCAACCCATTTGCATAG
- the DAB2 gene encoding disabled homolog 2 isoform X4: MSTEDESTINSQPEQQAPPKAQPSRKEKKKGPEKTDESLLARFKGDGVRYKAKLIGIDDVPEARGDKMSQDSMMKLKGMAVAARSQGQHKQKIWVNISLSGIKIIDEKTGVIEHEHPVNKISFIARDVTDNRAFGYICGGEGQHQFFAIKTAQQAEPLVVDLKDLFQLIYNMKKKEEDDKKKTEESSETENDSEALPADQADKMKLGVDQMDLFGDMSTPPDMSSPTTTSSDLFSSDFFVPTAESLSLNSLPPGSLDLFQTNPTTAPALVTQGGIPLTPSPWNTQTPAFTQAASVFAGSVMPAQSTGFTQPLAFHAQAVPSWNQPASFGPAAPQCPSIWAKQAQVPSSSWPQPSSAVNPFQSSLFPSSTLPAQTSSVLPSMSTTGPPQPPPRAAPQKDLSKKESDAFTALDPLGDKEMKDVKEMFKDFQLTKPPAVPARRGEQQSLSEPPKPVPRQSVLPADDLFESQAKTDLFCASSEESQKPPSGPFGDPFGNPFA, translated from the exons ATGTCTACTGAAGATGAAAGTACTATCAACAGCCAGCCTGAGCAACAGGCTCCACCAAAAGCTCAACcttcaaggaaggaaaaaaagaaag GGCCAGAGAAGACGGATGAATCTCTCTTGGCCAGATTCAAAGGTGATGGTGTAAGATACAAAGCTAAACTGATTGGCATTGATGATGTCCCAGAGGCAAGAGGAGACAAAATGAGTCAGGATTCAATGATGAAGCTGAAG GGAATGGCAGTGGCAGCCCGGTCCCAAGGTCAACACAAACAGAAGATCTGGGTGAACATCTCCCTCTCTGGTATCAAGATAATAGATGAGAAAACTGGG GTCATAGAGCATGAGCATCCAGTAAACAAAATCTCCTTTATTGCTCGGGATGTAACAGACAATCGTGCCTTTGGCTATATATGTGGAGGAGAAGGCCAGCACCAATTTTTTGCCATAAAAACAGCACAACAG GCTGAGCCTCTGGTTGTTGATCTTAAGGACCTCTTCCAACTAATATATAatatgaagaaaaaggaagaagatgaCAAGAAAAAG ACTGAAGAATCAAGTGAGACTGAG AATGATAGTGAAGCACTACCTGCTGATCAAGCTGACAAAATGAAACTG GGAGTTGACCAGATGGACTTGTTTGGGGATATGTCAACACCTCCTGATATGAGCAGTCCCACA actACATCGAGTGACTTATTTAGCTCAGACTTCTTTGTGCCAACTGCAGAGAGCCTTAGTTTGAACTCATTGCCACCTGGGTCACTGGACCTCTTCCAGACGAATCCTACCACAGCACCTGCATTGGTTACTCAAG GTGGCATTCCACTAACTCCATCACCATGGAATACACAGACACCTGCCTTCACTCAGGCTGCATCAGTCTTTGCTGGATCTGTGATGCCTGCTCAGTCTACGGGATTTACTCAGCCACTAGCCTTTCATGCTCAAGCAGTGCCAAGCTGGAACCAGCCTGCATCTTTTGGTCCAGCAGCCCCTCAGTGCCCTAGTATCTGGGCAAAGCAAGCACAAGTTCCATCTAGTTCATGGCCACAGCCATCCAGTGCTGTAAATCCCTTCCAGAGTAGTTTATTCCCATCTTCAACACTACCTGCTCAGACATCATCTGTACTGCCCTCCATGTCAACAACTGGCCCACCTCAGCCACCACCTAGAGCTGCACCTCAGAAGGATCTATCCAAGAAAGAGAGTGATGCTTTTACTGCTCTGGATCCACTTGGTGATAAAGAGATGAAAGATGTCAAGGAAATGTTCAAAGACTTCCAGCTGACAAAACCACCTGCAGTACCAgcaaggagaggagagcagcaaaGCCTTTCAG AACCGCCAAAGCCTGTTCCCCGACAGAGTGTGCTGCCAGCTGATGACCTGTTTGAAAGTCAAGCTAAAACAGACCTTTTCTGTGCTTCATCT GAAGAATCTCAGAAACCACCTTCTGGTCCTTTTGGTGACCCTTTTGGCAACCCATTTGCATAG
- the DAB2 gene encoding disabled homolog 2 isoform X2: protein MSTEDESTINSQPEQQAPPKAQPSRKEKKKGPEKTDESLLARFKGDGVRYKAKLIGIDDVPEARGDKMSQDSMMKLKGMAVAARSQGQHKQKIWVNISLSGIKIIDEKTGVIEHEHPVNKISFIARDVTDNRAFGYICGGEGQHQFFAIKTAQQAEPLVVDLKDLFQLIYNMKKKEEDDKKKNDSEALPADQADKMKLGVDQMDLFGDMSTPPDMSSPTEAKEILLVDLNSEIETKQTFTKEDLFLNGITTSVPQPKPQPSFLPESSFSASLSFFPTPNPDPFSDDPFAQPNQSAPDSFDSLKSADQKKESPSTLTSVGNGASNGDTDYFGKQFDQISNRTGKQEALTSQWPLESKSPAARIQNGVPEREQNGLLNAPSNLFVEGPSKGVSLQNGVKLDFESNTQLMSHESITISPPPQSTKPGRGRRSVKTTSSDLFSSDFFVPTAESLSLNSLPPGSLDLFQTNPTTAPALVTQGGIPLTPSPWNTQTPAFTQAASVFAGSVMPAQSTGFTQPLAFHAQAVPSWNQPASFGPAAPQCPSIWAKQAQVPSSSWPQPSSAVNPFQSSLFPSSTLPAQTSSVLPSMSTTGPPQPPPRAAPQKDLSKKESDAFTALDPLGDKEMKDVKEMFKDFQLTKPPAVPARRGEQQSLSEPPKPVPRQSVLPADDLFESQAKTDLFCASSEESQKPPSGPFGDPFGNPFA from the exons ATGTCTACTGAAGATGAAAGTACTATCAACAGCCAGCCTGAGCAACAGGCTCCACCAAAAGCTCAACcttcaaggaaggaaaaaaagaaag GGCCAGAGAAGACGGATGAATCTCTCTTGGCCAGATTCAAAGGTGATGGTGTAAGATACAAAGCTAAACTGATTGGCATTGATGATGTCCCAGAGGCAAGAGGAGACAAAATGAGTCAGGATTCAATGATGAAGCTGAAG GGAATGGCAGTGGCAGCCCGGTCCCAAGGTCAACACAAACAGAAGATCTGGGTGAACATCTCCCTCTCTGGTATCAAGATAATAGATGAGAAAACTGGG GTCATAGAGCATGAGCATCCAGTAAACAAAATCTCCTTTATTGCTCGGGATGTAACAGACAATCGTGCCTTTGGCTATATATGTGGAGGAGAAGGCCAGCACCAATTTTTTGCCATAAAAACAGCACAACAG GCTGAGCCTCTGGTTGTTGATCTTAAGGACCTCTTCCAACTAATATATAatatgaagaaaaaggaagaagatgaCAAGAAAAAG AATGATAGTGAAGCACTACCTGCTGATCAAGCTGACAAAATGAAACTG GGAGTTGACCAGATGGACTTGTTTGGGGATATGTCAACACCTCCTGATATGAGCAGTCCCACA GAAGCTAAAGAGATTCTGTTAGTGGATCTAAATTCTGAAATTGAGACCAAACAGACTTTTACAAAAGAGGATCTCTTCTTGAATGGCATCACAACCTCTGTTCCACAACCAAAGCCACAACCATCCTTCTTGCCTGAGAGTTCTTTCTCTGCCAGTCTCAGCTTCTTTCCCACACCTAATCCAGACCCTTTCAGTGATGATCCTTTCGCACAGCCAAACCAATCTGCACCAGATTCATTTGATTCTCTAAAATCTGCTGATCAGAAGAAGGAAAGTCCAAGTACCTTGACATCGGTGGGTAATGGTGCTTCAAATGGTGATACTGACTACTTTGGTAAACAGTTTGACCAGATTTCTAACAGAACTGGCAAACAGGAAGCACTAACAAGCCAGTGGCCACTTGAGAGTAAGTCGCCTGCAGCAAGAATTCAAAATGGGGTAccagaaagagaacaaaatggCTTGCTTAACGCCCCATCAAACCTGTTTGTGGAAGGTCCTTCCAAAGGTGTATCTCTGCAGAATGGAGTAAAGCTGGATTTTGAAAGCAATACCCAGCTCATGTCACACGAGTCTATAACAATTAGCCCACCACCACAAAGTACCAagccaggaagaggaaggaggtcTGTCAAG actACATCGAGTGACTTATTTAGCTCAGACTTCTTTGTGCCAACTGCAGAGAGCCTTAGTTTGAACTCATTGCCACCTGGGTCACTGGACCTCTTCCAGACGAATCCTACCACAGCACCTGCATTGGTTACTCAAG GTGGCATTCCACTAACTCCATCACCATGGAATACACAGACACCTGCCTTCACTCAGGCTGCATCAGTCTTTGCTGGATCTGTGATGCCTGCTCAGTCTACGGGATTTACTCAGCCACTAGCCTTTCATGCTCAAGCAGTGCCAAGCTGGAACCAGCCTGCATCTTTTGGTCCAGCAGCCCCTCAGTGCCCTAGTATCTGGGCAAAGCAAGCACAAGTTCCATCTAGTTCATGGCCACAGCCATCCAGTGCTGTAAATCCCTTCCAGAGTAGTTTATTCCCATCTTCAACACTACCTGCTCAGACATCATCTGTACTGCCCTCCATGTCAACAACTGGCCCACCTCAGCCACCACCTAGAGCTGCACCTCAGAAGGATCTATCCAAGAAAGAGAGTGATGCTTTTACTGCTCTGGATCCACTTGGTGATAAAGAGATGAAAGATGTCAAGGAAATGTTCAAAGACTTCCAGCTGACAAAACCACCTGCAGTACCAgcaaggagaggagagcagcaaaGCCTTTCAG AACCGCCAAAGCCTGTTCCCCGACAGAGTGTGCTGCCAGCTGATGACCTGTTTGAAAGTCAAGCTAAAACAGACCTTTTCTGTGCTTCATCT GAAGAATCTCAGAAACCACCTTCTGGTCCTTTTGGTGACCCTTTTGGCAACCCATTTGCATAG